From a single Sander vitreus isolate 19-12246 chromosome 2, sanVit1, whole genome shotgun sequence genomic region:
- the fam83fb gene encoding protein FAM83F, with product MAESQLMCMEDGHIGAKVPESKPEFYYSEEQRAAIEELLKNGDGAFKTRLKDDNMKDFLSAREVKLLLNTFKQYDLNNEDSSSSSKAPTDRSEQGAAGSNADSGVHSTYWPQMSDTEVPPLDNGWPSGGLFKGITRVAVHTHPPKENGPHIKEVVRRLIQGANKVIAIVMDMLTDVQILQDLMDAACLRSVAVYILLDNQAVPHFLDICSRLQIGSQHLRNIRTRTLQGVGFSLSFGRLPGSLCNKYMLVDGDKVMFGSYSFSWCTSRMDRNMITVMTGQVVDFFDRDFRELYAISEKLDLYKEFHVSPPTTATIRSKVGPKRPSITATTSRFQVSLGDSRNAHIQVPAHKYHNPKYSLVFGDIPRPTGSLQEPGPKRGSTLAEVPEEMDPARPRVASSEKVERLSSLPSEALSESFKRPNGVPQDKKPTLKQRLTRKKRSSKLSDNNLAGSTCPSPTETNRTDEDNFDVNVKTPSKWRRKKPSKLVLRTDSKQSVNTGQDNESRNSGRQGKCKVS from the exons ATGGCCGAATCCCAGCTCATGTGCATGGAGGACGGCCACATCGGAGCCAAGGTTCCGGAGTCCAAACCGGAGTTTTATTACAGCGAGGAGCAGCGCGCGGCCATCGAGGAGCTGCTCAAGAACGGCGACGGCGCCTTCAAAACGCGACTTAAAGATGACAACATGAAAGACTTTTTATCGGCCAGAGAAGTCAAACTGTTGTTGAACACTTTCAAGCAGTACGACTTAAATAAtgaagacagcagcagcagcagcaaagccCCGACGGACAGGTCAGAGCAGGGAGCCGCCGGTAGCAACGCAGATTCAGGGGTCCATTCCACCTACTGGCCCCAGATGTCGGACACCGAGGTGCCGCCGCTGGATAACGGCTGGCCCAGCGGGGGCTTGTTCAAAGGGATAACCCGAGTGGCCGTACACACACACCCGCCCAAAGAAAACGGACCTCACATCAAGGAGGTGGTGCGGCGACTCATCCAGGGGGCCAATAAG GTGATAGCGATAGTGATGGACATGCTCACAGACGTCCAGATCCTGCAGGACCTGATGGATGCGGCCTGTCTTCGCTCTGTGGCCGTTTACATCTTGTTGGATAACCAAGCTGTGCCACACTTCCTGGATATCTGCTCCAGGCTGCAGATTGGCTCACAGCACCTTCGG AACATCCGAACCAGAACACTACAGGGAGTTGGCTTCAGTTTGTCCTTCGGTAGACTGCCTGGTTCACTCTGTAATAAGTACATGCTGGTAGACGGAGACAAAGTCATGTTTGGCTCATACAG TTTCTCCTGGTGTACGTCTCGTATGGACCGCAACATGATCACTGTGATGACGGGGCAGGTGGTTGACTTCTTTGACCGGGACTTCCGTGAGCTTTACGCCATCTCCGAGAAGCTGGACCTTTACAAGGAGTTCCACGTGAGCCCGCCCACGACTGCGACAATACGCTCTAAAGTGGGCCCAAAACGGCCGTCGATAACGGCGACCACATCCCGCTTCCAGGTTAGCTTAGGGGATTCCCGGAATGCACACATCCAGGTGCCTGCACACAAATACCACAACCCCAAATACTCCCTGGTGTTTGGGGACATCCCGCGTCCAACAGGGTCTCTACAGGAGCCTGGACCCAAGAGAGGGTCCACTCTGGCTGAGGTTCCCGAGGAAATGGACCCGGCAAGGCCACGAGTGGCCAGCAGTGAGAAGGTGGAGCGGCTGAGTTCGCTGCCCTCAGAAGCCCTGAGCGAAAGCTTCAAGAGGCCCAATGGAGTCCCGCAGGACAAGAAGCCCACACTGAAGCAGAGACTCACCAGGAAGAAACGATCCAGTAAGCTTTCGGATAACAACCTGGCGGGCAGCACATGCCCTTCACCCACAGAAACCAATAGGACGGATGAGGACAACTTTGACGTGAACGTGAAGACCCCATCCAAATGGAGGCGTAAGAAGCCATCTAAACTGGTCCTGAGGACAGACTCTAAGCAATCTGTCAACACTGGACAGGACAATGAAA GTCGTAACAGTGGACGTCAAGGAAaatgtaaagtgtcctga
- the LOC144530973 gene encoding carbonic anhydrase 4-like has translation MNWIVAAVAVCVFVLSAHCQSSPTAWCYHEQNCNDTTWPTIAAAHCNGSRQSPINIVSTSAQTDSSLTAFTFHKYSSKSTMTTIKNTGHTVKVNLGHGVMISGGGLSEDYDSLQFHLHWGNGTSVPGSEHTVDGRRYPMELHIVNIKASYNRNATHAVADSTGLAALGFLIEEMSGNATGQPASWHTLSSYLTNISNSGDHVTVAPGISLEDLLTGVDRTKYYRYLGSLTTPRCNEAVVWTVFKDTIKVSKDVIELFSKTVRFSNSTSSFMINVYRDIQPAQHVTTQAASSTSKACYSLALMALSLVLGRS, from the exons ATGAACTGGATTGTAGCTGCGGTCGCTGTGTGCGTCTTCGTGCTCAGCGCCCACTGTCAGTCAAGTCCAACCG cCTGGTGTTATCATGAGCAAAACTGCA ATGACACGACTTGGCCAACCATTGCTGCTGCACATTGCAATGGCAGCCGGCAGTCGCCCATTAACATCGTCTCAACATCTGCCCAAACTGACTCCAGTCTGACTGCATTCACCTTTCATAAATACAGCAGCAAATCCACCATGACAACGATCAAAAACACTGGCCACACAG TCAAAGTCAACCTCGGACACGGTGTGATGATTTCAGGAGGAGGTCTGTCCGAGGACTACGACAGCCTGCAGTTCCACTTGCACTGGGGTAATGGCACCTCTGTCCCCGGCTCCGAGCACACCGTGGATGGCAGGCGCTATCCCATGGAG TTACACATTGTAAACATCAAGGCATCCTATAATCGGAACGCAACTCATGCTGTTGCAGACTCTACAGGACTTGCTGCTCTTGGTTTCTTGATTGAG GAAATGTCGGGTAATgcaactggccaacctgcaagCTGGCACACCTTGAGCTCCTACCTGACAAACATCTCAAATAGCG GCGACCATGTTACAGTGGCACCTGGAATTTCACTGGAGGATCTCCTGACCGGGGTGGATCGCACCAAGTATTACCGCTACCTTGGCTCCTTGACCACCCCCCGTTGCAACGAGGCTGTGGTTTGGACTGTGTTTAAGGACACAATAAAAGTCAGCAAAGACGtg ATTGAACTCTTCAGCAAAACGGTACGCTTCTCAAACAGCACATCATCTTTTATGATCAATGTCTACAGAGACATCCAGCCAGCGCAACATGTCACGACACAGGCTGCCAGCTCTACTTCCAAAGCCTGCTACTCTCTGGCTCTGATGGCTCTGAGCCTGGTTCTTGGGAGGAGTTAG
- the grap2b gene encoding GRB2-related adapter protein 2b, with amino-acid sequence MEATAKYDYEAAAGDELSFKKGDRLKILQTTGNWYKAELHGLEGYVPKNFINIDLPSWYQEDCSRSNAEEKLMQQPVGAFLIRGSRNVAQGDFSISVRHAADVQHFKVLRDSRGKYYLWQEKFPSLQQLVEYYKNTSIAKQGPVFLQEMGQQQRGGSDRFQALPAPPLSDCSPTPATRQHKASSKLQVRALYSFHAEEKDELEFNAGDVIKVLESSDQAWWKGMLRGKTGLFPSNYTQPI; translated from the exons ATGGAGGCTACAGCCAAGTACGACTATGAAGCTGCAGCTGGCGATGAACTCAGCTTCAAAAAGGGAGACCGATTGAAG ATTCTGCAGACCACCGGAAACTGGTACAAAGCAGAACTCCATGGATTAGAGGGGTATGTCCCCAAAAACTTCATCAACATTGACTTGCCCAG CTGGTACCAGGAGGACTGCAGTCGCAGTAATGCCGAGGAGAAGTTGATGCAACAGCCTGTGGGGGCCTTCCTTATACGGGGTAGCCGAAATGTAGCTCAGGGTGACTTCTCCATCTCTGTCAG ACATGCAGCAGATGTGCAGCACTTCAAGGTGCTGCGGGACAGCAGAGGGAAGTATTATCTGTGGCAAGAAAAGTTCCCTTCTCTCCAACAGCTGGTGGAATATTACAAAAACACTTCTATCGCCAAACAGGGTCCAGTGTTCCTACAAGAGATGGGACAACAG CAACGAGGAGGCTCAGACAGATTCCAGGCTCTCCCCGCTCCTCCGCTCTCCGACTGCTCACCTACACCTGCAACACGACAG CACAAAGCCTCCTCCAAGCTGCAGGTCAGAGCTCTGTACAGTTTCCACGCTGAAGAGAAGGACGAGCTAGAGTTCAACGCCGGCGATGTCATCAAGGTCCTGGAGAGTTCTGACCAGGCCTGGTGGAAAGGCATGCTGAGAGGCAAAACAGGCCTGTTCCCATCCAACTACACCCAACCCATCTGA